GACCCCTTCAGCAAAACAAAGCTCAAACAAACCTAACTTTTCGGACAGTTCCAGTGGAGTAGACTTCACGTGGCCTCCAGTACACTCTGGAGAACCCTTCACTAGCCCACAGGTTTGCTTGAAAGATCAAGCTTTCCAGAGTTCACCCCCACCACCCCCTTCAAAACGCCACTGCAGGTCCCTTTCAGTTCCAGAGGATCTGTCTCGGTGCCGCTCTGCCTGGCACCCTAGTGCTTCTAAGGTTTGGACCCCAGTTAAACGTGGCTGCCACAGCGGAGGAGCAGTCAAATCCGGCTCTGGAGCCAGTTCTGTGCCGCTTTGTGGCCCTAGTTCTTCTTTTACCTCTTCATCCATACACTCATCATCCAGCCCAATGTTCTTTAGCTTAGCGCTGTCATCAGACTCCTCTTTATCATGGGGTTTTCCATGGGACCCCAGTGATGCACTGAAAGGAGCTTATTCTGCCTCCTTTGCTGCtccttcctcctgctcctctTCACCAGCCCCTTTCTTGTCCCACTTGGTGTTGCAACGCCGCTTCTCTCTCTCGCCAGTGCATGTGCATAATTCCTCTGTGACCCCTGTGCCTCTTCAGGCCTTCCCTGCTTCAGCTTTGACCCACAGCTGTTCTGCCCTGGAACACCCTGTAGTATGCCTGTCTCCTTCTTCAGCCTGTAGTACCCCATCCTCCTCCAGGCGGATCCTTCACCCCGCACTGCCAAGATGCCACTCGCAGCCTTGTGACATGCGCAAGCCCCGATTAAAGAGGCGCCATGACCCTGATGTTTTACCCTGCCCTCGGCCTGGGCTCGACTTCAGCAAGATGACACAGGTGGGTAACAAGTGGTTTTGATGTGTCTTAATAGACACATTTCCAGTTGTAGTTAAAAGTCCAATTTTAATGAAATAGGTGTGTCAATATGCTTCAAATCAATCcttaatacatttacaaaaagtTGGATGAAATGTATGAATTCCCCTGAcagtttttacttttacttcataTTTTTCCCACTTGGTGCACGCAAAATAATGccaattaacatttttttttttttaatcttttgaattaaatgcattttgtccTAGATTTGTTAACGGCCACAATGAATTGAGTACACACATAAATAGCATATATTCTATTCACCCTGAATTTCAAATGAAAGGTTGCCTTCATGGCTGCATATTAAAGTTTTCTGCCAAACAATCCTGTTTGTTTCCCTGTGCAGATTGGTGATCACCAAAGTCGAACAGGTGGCTGCACAGTTCCAGGGTCTTCCCAAACCGATCACGTCTCAGTCTTCTCTCCTGCTGAGTTTTTTGGACGAGTCAGCATCGGACCACTATCTGAaagtgaagaggaggaggaagcaaAAGATGTTTTAAAACACGGTGGACTTAAAGTAGTTTTTGAAAGAGACTGCCCAGAATTGGACTTAAACTTGATAGAGGAAAACTGACTATGCTTCAGTGCTCCATTGAGATTACTGCATTTCTAACTGTTAAGCACACATGAGGGCTTTGTATCCTGCGTGAGCAGAGCTGTCCGAGCAACAAACAAGTAGTAGGTATAACGTTACAATGCTTTCATTGTTACAATTGAGCTCGATCGAGATTCAGCAGTTCACAATAAGTGTCGCTGCCTGTTTAGCACTCCATGGAAATATATGCATGGGTAAAAGTGACTTGCATACAGAATGGATCTTTGATATAAGCACAAGTCTTAAATCTGCATCTTGATATTAATCATCCAAAGTGATCAGTTAGGGGCtctactacgaagctggataagtatattaAGGATATTTTTCTGTTAGTGGACTTCATTTAACCAAACATTCACTTGTTGCTGCCAAATAAGCAGGAAGGAAAGAATGACTGTCAATGCGTAAAATTGCTTATGCCATTTTCATGGGAGAATAAATGGCCACTGAGCAGTTTCACTTAAAGCACAGATATCGTCTGTGGCTCTGAcgctgcgttcatacagctcaatatttgtatttatacaGCCTATATTTTCTTACAGGATTGAGGCTCTCTAGTGTATATGAATGAATTTATCAGCACACAGGCTTAATCAGCTGACTAATCAGTCCAACAGATAAAAATCTGTCTTTCCTATAGTATGTTATTAGGTACCTAAAtaaaagtgttgcatttatcCATAAACAttctttctctcctgtcagctgtcgGATCCGATCTTGCAGCAACGTGTACAGAGAATGACCCGCCTATTATTGGGCAGGTTGTTTACCAAGACAACTGATTgatcaggaggcggggctttataGTGGCTCAGATTTTATCCACATCTTAACAGGTTAGCCCTTCAGCATACGTTACCATGGGGATTTACCCTGATAAGAAGTTAtccagcgtcgtagtacagaACACGGAATAAATCCCGgtagttagcgcgataagaggaaatccagctctGTAGTGCAGGCTCTTAGAGTACACAAAATGTTTGTtatacttttgattttttttttttcaaatgtacaCTGTCAAAAGGGATTAAGATAAATTTTCGGTGCATGAATACATACTAGAGTACTGAAGTACCAAAGTCTGACTTGATCTTTAAGCAGCTTCTTAGACATGCAACCAAgaccaaaccaaaaaaaaaaaaaaaactgaataccTATTTGTTGGTTTTAAGTTGAGTTCACTGGGACACATTCCTGGATTATCTGCACTGTTTTTATCTCCAAAACTCAACCTATGATCTCCAACAAACCTGATGGTTGTTACCCACTTTAAATGGATGGGGTCTTCCTCAGGCTGTAGCAGGTCTTGGGGACATTTGATACATATGTATAACAAGCAGGACTTAGTTTTTAGGAAAATGTTTAGGGTGGAGTGTTTGCTTTGTCAGTGGTTTTAGGTTATTTTAGATTGGAGAAGTGAGCTGCATAGTAGATGAGTAGTGGGGGGCATTTTTAATGTTGGAAAGGGACTGCTATCTTTGAAGACAAGCCCTCTGCTACCATTACTgataaagttgtttactgaccATGCCTTAAGGTTAAGATGCAGAGTTCTTGGCGCTCTGGTCTTCTTTTCACAGCcagataatttaataattttcaaCACTTGTATGAATATTATACTACTGTATATCAAGTGCTACTGCACAATTACTGCATCAATGCTGCTGCTAGAATCCACAGAGCACAATTTATTGTGAGTACAATGAGTTAGCGAATCTAGCTCTTTCTCTGTCTATAATGAGAGCGATGACGATTGGTTTGGTGGCCttacaaaaaattatttttttcatgttttcagaTAAATATACTAGTTGTACAAATTATGTACAAATAAAGGCTATTAGTGAATTGTTTTCTAattacattgtgtgtttttcattaaaaacactgTCAGATTGAGGTAATCACTTCCAATCATTTATACTCATAGAATAGAACATAACATTCAGAATGTCTTCAAGCAAAAATCCAGTCCAGTTGCCTCAACTAAACTACCAGACTCAACATGACCTGAATGACTGAGACAATTCATAGATGGTGGATTATGAAGTGCAGGACTTTTATGGGGTAGGGAATTTCCTAGCCCATACATTTATAACAAGaaaacaattaataaataaatattagcacATTTCTCTTGTACTGCTTTTTGCAAACCAGAGCCTTTTACATTCACCAAAGGCTATACATCAAAGAACAGTGTGGATCTGTGGGTGTTAGTTTACGGATAAGGAATTTACATTAAAGATTATAGGGAAAGATCATGTAAAGCATTAAGTACATACCTCCATCACAGCCACTAGAGAGCGCTAATGTGCAACATTCCTCCACCCAGAGGCCAAAACTTCCTCATGCTAAATTTAGACATTGAAGTTCATTTTCAATGGTATTTAACTAAATCTCCCAATACGCACACATACATTgagatgtatttattattaaatttaattaatgtAACTTTTACAGTGTTATGTAGTTTCCACCaatgtttcctctttttgttgGTCCACAAAGGAGTTGGGGACTAGATTACAACCAGAAAATTACGAACAATTTTatctgaaaaaaactaaattttctgAAGCCGGGGATAGGATTGCCAAGACCCCTGCCTTGGTCTGCTGCCTGACCACACTGCAGCCGACCCCATGCCTCCCTCCTGCAGGTGGTGAACACACTGGGGGACAGCCCCTTGTCTCTGCTTCAGGCTTGGCCTGACCAGGCTGCATGGGTAAACCCTGATCACCAGGTGCACGCCTATGAGGCCCATCACTGGGCCTGTCTCCAGGGAGGGTCCCTGGTGGCCCTCCGGGCAGGGCACTGGTGTTTCTCTTCATGGGGTTTTCTGAGCCTGTCTCTGTCTAACCCTTCCCccacttcaaccatgtctcagGAGAACTGGGGACATTGAGTTctagtgggccatgttccgagTCTCTCTTGTTGAAGCGGTGGATCGGTGCCTGTTGTGGTGGCAACACCCAAACCCACTGTTGGACACCGGCAATGAGGGATGTCGTCAAGCTGAAAAAGGAGTGCTATTGGGCCTTCTTGGCCTGTGGAACTCTGACGGGTAACGATGGAGGatgcttcgaagagattctgacCACCATCAGGCACTGCTGACCTTGAGGATGTTATGGATCAGTGGaaggaatacttcgaagacacGCCTTCTGGTGAGGAAGCAGAGCCTGGGGACCCAGAAGTGGACTCTCCTATCTCTGGAGCTGAGGTGGTTAAAAAGGTATTTGGTGGCAAGGCCaagggggtggatgagatcctttgggagttcctcaaggccctggatgttgttgGGCTGTCATGGTTGACACCATTCTGCAACTCGTGTGGATATCAGGGGCAGTGCCTCTGCATTGGCAGACCAGGGTGGTGGTCCttctttttaagaagggggatcacactcctcagcctccctggtaaggtctattcaggggtactggagaggagggtctgCCAAATATTCGAACTTCAGATCCAGGAAgagcaatgcattttttgtcCTAGTTgcggaactgtggaccagctctacaacCTCAGCGAGGTCCTTGAGGGTGCATGGGAGTTTgtccaaccagtccacatgcgCTTTGTGGACTTGGAGAAGGCATTCGACCGTGTCCCTCAGGGATTCCTTTGGAGGGTTCTCCGGAAGTATGGGGTATCAGATACCTTCATATGGGCCGTCCGCTCCCTGTACGACCGGGGTCATGTTGACAGGCAGATTGTGCGGTGTCTGCAGTAATGCAGACTCTGCACTGATCCGTCgcaagatttgagatttttttttttttattgttacatAGATGTGTTTATGTATGCAGTAATGCACATTTGTATATGGTACCCCAATAAACTACgcccatttgaaaaacaaacattagatACAATTATGTCCACAAATGTGATTTTCCAACAACCATTTTCTAAGGTGCTTGGAAAATTAAGTCGGGGTTGGAAGTCAGAAGTTCATGAAGTCAAAGTCGGAGaggttgtggtgaagagggaacTGCCCTACTGTCCTACcttcacctatggtcatgacctttgggtaatgaccgaaaaaACAATATTTCGGCCGAAATGAgcttcctccgtagggtggatGGGCTCAGCCTTAGAGATAGGATTAGGAGCTCAGTCATCCGGGAGGGGCTCTCACTTCATCAACTTGTCGAGTTCTTATTTAGAGTAAATGGATAACCTTTCATGGAGTGATGATATAATTTATACAATCACTCTGAGATTGTCTCAGCCAACTTTGACAGGTTAGCAAACAGATGCATCCATACAGATGCACAATTTGAAATGATACCAATGTACGAAACAAGAGGTGGGACGATACAtcgagttcacgatacgataaaCGACATGGGCTTGCAATAACGGtacgatattttttttaaaaagaaaaaaattgcagatGTAATAATAAccatttatttgactttaactctcgACATACTTACAAATCTACTCTGAATATGACACTTTCAACTCAGAAGAAGAATATCCAAGATACATCTTGGAATGTTTTAATATCGCCATATCTTGTTGCATGATATATAGCCCAATTAACCAAAATTTATACCAATCAGATAAATAAACCAAACATTCACATAAGCAAAAACTTAAATGGATAAAAATTATTTGGTGTGAGttctcacagaaacacagatgGTTTTAAAATGTCTGGCTTAATGTTTTCTAGTGAGACCTTATAATGTCTACTCAGCAGAAGGAAGCTACATTAGCTGGTGATTGATTAACATACAAATACAGTCTACCAAACTCAATGATTGtattcagtttttaaaaatgtttttccccCACCTCTGATCTTGGCACCCATCAGCATACTCACACTGACATTAGCTGTTTGCTAACAGATTCTCTTCTGTATTGCCTCCAACCAACATGTTGCCATGGGCCTGGAACATTCCATATGCTTCATTACAAAGCTACGCTGTTTCAATTCATTGTGTTCTTTCCCTTTTCCTGCTGAACTATGATGAGTTAAAGGTCAAAGTAAAGCtacttatttaatatttaacaacaaaaacaccaatcAGAGTTGTTATAatcatggggagaacatgcaaactcaacaCAAATAAGCTAACCACCATGCTGCCTTCACAATTGTGCTAACAATCATTTAAGTGTCAAacccaaatctggccctttagagcaggggttctcaactggtctcaccctaaaacccacattttgccacggtcattaaatgcCTGTCTAAAGATAAGtttctttcaaagtaaaagacaagtccaacatgagacgtaagtaagtaatttatttatgaagcgctttttgcagataaaatcacaaagtgctgtacagagctgtggttaaaatacaagtgcaacatcataatagaataataaaccacgggtgcatatacatcataagagcagcaacataaatggataataaaaatttaaaatccagttaaaagCATTTCTAAAAAGCTAAGTATTTAACAGTttcttaaaagtgtccacacagttaagctcccggagagactggtgcaggttattccagag
The genomic region above belongs to Gouania willdenowi chromosome 10, fGouWil2.1, whole genome shotgun sequence and contains:
- the LOC114471331 gene encoding protein FAM53C-like → MVTLITEQLRKQSLEEPYHKAFSFDGSVPLPAVGSSPTVSWSSCTTTNETPSAKQSSNKPNFSDSSSGVDFTWPPVHSGEPFTSPQVCLKDQAFQSSPPPPPSKRHCRSLSVPEDLSRCRSAWHPSASKVWTPVKRGCHSGGAVKSGSGASSVPLCGPSSSFTSSSIHSSSSPMFFSLALSSDSSLSWGFPWDPSDALKGAYSASFAAPSSCSSSPAPFLSHLVLQRRFSLSPVHVHNSSVTPVPLQAFPASALTHSCSALEHPVVCLSPSSACSTPSSSRRILHPALPRCHSQPCDMRKPRLKRRHDPDVLPCPRPGLDFSKMTQIGDHQSRTGGCTVPGSSQTDHVSVFSPAEFFGRVSIGPLSESEEEEEAKDVLKHGGLKVVFERDCPELDLNLIEEN